GGCGGTCGACGAGGCGAAGGGGATCGAGATCGTGCGCGCGGCGCACCGCTTCCTCACGACGGACGCGCGCGTCCTCGCGCCCCGCACGGCCTCGATCGGGTGGTGCTTCGGCGGCGCGTGGTCGCTCAAGCTCGCGCTGAACGAGCCCGAGCTCGACGCGGCCGTCATCTACTACGGCCGGCTCGTCACCGACCCCGCGCAGCTCAAGGCGATCAAGGCGCCCGTGCTCGGCATCTTCGGCAACCAGGACAAGGGCATCCCGCCCGAGGTCGTCAACGACTTCGACAAGGCGCTCCACGACGCGGGCATCGAGCACGAGGTGCTCCGGTACGACGCCGACCACGCCTTCGCGAACCCGTCCGGAGAGCGGTACAACACCAAGGCCGCGGCGGACGCGTGGGAGAAGGCGCGGCGGTTCCTGGCGGCGAAGCTGAAGGGCTGATGAGCGGCGCGGCGGCGGGGCTGGCGAGGAAGACTCGAGCGGCCATCCCCCTCGCCGGCCAGGCGCTCAGCGCGACTTGAGCCGCTCTATCTCCGCGCGCGCCTGCGCAAGCTGCCTCTCTGTCTCCTCGCGCAGGCGCTGCTCCTCCTCGCGCAGGCGCTGCTCCTCCTCGCGCAGGCGCTGCTCCTCCTCGCGCAGGCGCTGCTCCTCCTCGCGCAGGTGCCGCTCCCTGTCGAGCTCCGCAGCAAGCTCCTCGGCGACGCGCTGCGCGTCCTCCTGGTGGGAGATGACCTGATCGAGCATCCCGCCAAGGCGAGCGATCATCTCGTCCGCGTCCTCGAGAGGGGCGTTGCCCGCGAAGAAGCGGAGGCGAGGGCCGTCGACCAGCAGATCGAGGCCGAGCACCTCGGAGGCGAACCGGCCAGCCTGAGGCACGATGCGCTGGTAGGCGCGCGGGCGTGAGGGATCGCTCTCCTGGGCTGCGGGCAGCCTGTAGGCGTGCAGGCGCAGGCGGGCGCGGTCGAAGAGGAAGTACTCGCGGATGCCGAGCCGGGCGTAGCGGTCGACGTTGAGCTTGTGATCCTTCGTGCGGCTGCCGGCGACGTGGACCTCGATCACGAGATCGAGCCCCTTGCCCTCGTGGTCGACCGCCCACCGCATGCGCTCGTGGGGCTCGACGTCGACAACGGCGAGCAGGTCGGGCGCGAACCGCGGCTCGCCGGGATAGAAGACGGCGAGCTCGGAAGAGAGGTAGATCTTCCGGGCGGTGCGGCGGAAGAAGCCGTCCAGGGCGTCGAGCGCATCGCGCTTCGCCTTGCGGTGCGCGTCTCCCTCGGGAGGCATGAGCTCCAGGGGGACCTCGGCAGGGAGCATGTCGACGACGCGCGCGCGCTCGGCCGGGGTCATCCGCGCCCACTGCTCGCTCGTCGGCGCGCGCGGGTCCGCAGGGTCGAAGAGATAACCGGCAGGGAGGGCCTGAACCACACGCAAAGCCTAGCTCAACCGACCTCGCTCGGGGAGGCTCCCAGGGCGCCGCGCGCCAAGGGCATGCCTTGCACCCCTTACGGCCAGGCATCGTTTTCCGTTCGATTTTCAGGGGCGGTCGTCGCTCCTCGCTTCAGCGGAGCTCGCGCAGCGCTGCGATGAGCTCCGACAGCGACGTCGCGTCGCTCCGATCGAGCGCCGCCGAGCCCGCGGCGAGCGCCTCGGCGAGCGCGCGCGAGCCCCCGGCCTCCGGCGCGGCGGCGGCGATGGCCGACTCGGCGCGCGCTATCTCCGTCACGAGCGCGCCGATCGCCGCCGGGTCGATCGCCGCTGCCCTCGCCGTCGCGGAGAGCGCGCCCGCGGCGCTCTCGACCTGCTCGACAGACGCGCGCGTCGAAGCGTGGAGCTCCGCCAGGCGCAGCCGCTCTAGCAGCGCGCCGTACGCCGACTCCATCGCGGCGAGCTCGCGCAACGCGAGCGCCGCCGGGCCCTCCGCCGCCTCTGGACCGGCCGCACTGTCGACGGCGCCGAGCGCGCCCGGCGCGCGCCGCCCCGCGATCTCCATGACCTCGACGCGCGCCGCCCGCACCTCGCCGAGGAACGCCTCGAGCGACGCCGCCGCCGGCGCGAGGGCGCCCGCGCCCAGGGTCGCGAGCGCCTGCGTGGCCTCGCGCGGCCGCCGCCGCAGCAGCCGCCGGAGGGGCGCGTTGCACGCGATCCGCAGCGCCGCGGCCTCCGCGGCGGCGAGCACCCGCTGGCCCATCGACAGCTTCAGCGCGGCCTCGTCGCACGCGCGCGCGAGGTCCTCGGCGAGCGCGCTCGCCTCCGGTCGCGTCTCCGATCGGGGCCCGTCCTGCGCGCCGGCGCGCTTCGCCTCGAGCGCGGCGCGCGCGTCGGCCAGCGCGCCGACCGCGGCGCGCAGCCGCGCGACGGCGTCGTCGGCCGAGGCCGTCTCGGCGGCGAGGTCGTCTCCCTCGGCGTACGCGCGCTGGCTCGCCGCGAGCAGGCGGCGCCGCTCGTCGCCGGCCCGCAGCGCCGCGGCGCTCCGGCGGGCCCGCGCCGCCCCGAGCGCAGCCGCGGCGCGCGCGCCGAAGGTCCACGCGCACGCCGCGGTCGCCCCGATCGCGGCCGCGGCGGCGATCCCCACGGCGGCCGTCGGGACGGCCGCGCCCGCGCCAGCGCCCACGCGCAGCCCGATCATCCCGGCCGCGAGCGCGCAGGCCGCCGCGCCCGTGCCGACCGCGCGCGCGCCGCGCTGGCGGGGCGCGGCCTCGAGCGCCGTCACGCCGAGGTAGGCCACCGAGCCGAGCGCCACGAGCAGCAGGACGAGCGACAGCGGCGAGGTCAGCGTGATGAGGAGCCAGCCGAGCAGCGAGACGTCGATCATGGCAGCGCGCCGCTTGCCAGCGCGACCTCCCGGTCCTTCGCGCCGATCGACCCCGGCGCGCTCGTCACCTGGAACGACGCGCCGTCCCACACGATCGTCGTCACCACGAAGCGCACGTCCCTGCCCGGCGGATCGCTGCGGAACCGGACGCGCCACTCGAGGCGCGCGAGCTCCGAGGCGGGCAGCTGCACCGCCGCGAGCCCGACCGCCGGCGCGAAGGTGCCGTCGCCGAGCGCCGCGTCCACCTGGCCGTCCCGCGCCGCGAGGGCGAGCTCCGCGGCGTAGTCCTCCCAGAGCACGACGCGCAGCGCCCCGGGGCCGCTGAAGAGCTGGAGCTCCTTCAGCTTGCGGGCGAGGCTCTCGGCCTCGGCGCCGGGGGCGGCGCCCCCGGCGAGCAGCCGGCCGATGCGCGCCGCCGACAGGAGCCGCGCCCACGCGCGCGGATCGTCGGCCCCCGGCGTGCCCTCCGCGGCGGCGACCTTGCGCTGGATGCGGAGCGCCTCGTCGACGCGCCCGCTGCCCGCGGCCGCCGCGGCGAGCCTCAGCCAGCCCTGGGGCTCGGCCGGCGCGAGGTCCGTGAGCGTCGTGTACTGGCGGTACGCCGCCGCGTACCAGCCGTGCCGGAGGTAGACGTCGCCGAGCATCGCGCGCGACGCGGGGCTCGCCGGATCGAACTCGACGACCTCCGAGTACGTGCGCAGCGCGTCCGCCTCGAAGCCGCTCGACGCGAGCACGTCGCCGAGATCGAGCGCGAGCGCCGGGCTCATGAAGCCGCGGTCGCGCAGCCGCCGCCCGTAGGCGAGCGCCTCGTCCTTCCGGCCCGCCTCCGCGAGCAGGCGCACCCGCCGGATCTCCCCCTCCGGATCGTCGGGCCGGTCGGTGAGCGCCTGCCGCACCAGCGCGAGCCGCTCGTCCACCGTCGGGAGCGCCGCGAGCCGCTCGTCGAGGAGCGCCCAGCTCGCCCTCGGATCGACGCCCCCGAAGAGCGTGCGCCGCACCGCCGCGGAGATCGCGGGATCCACGCTCCGCCGGAGGAGCGCGTGCGCGATGAACCGCTGCGCCTCGGGCTCGCCGGCGAACCGGGCGAGCAGCGCCTCGGCGCCGCCCTCGGTGGACACCTTCGCCTGGAGGAGCGAGAGGAGCGCGGCCCTCGAACGCCAGTCCGGCAGCTCGCAGGTCGTGAGCGCGCCCTCGTAGCGCGCGATGAGCTCCTCCGCCGCCGTGGCGCGGGCGAGGCGCTTCGACCAGACGACGATGCGCTCGGCGAGCGGCCGCCGCGCGGTGTCGCTGCACGGCGCCATCGCGACCTGCGGGCGCCTCGGCGGCGGGGAGGTCCGGGGAGCGGGGCGCACCGCCGCGGGCGCTGTCTTGCGGGCCTTCTCCAGGCGCGTGATGGCGTCGGACGGCGTGATCGCACCGCCGCCGCCCACCGCGCCTTTGAACCCGAGCGCGCCGGCCGCGCGCCGCGCGGGCGGCTCGCCGGCCGCCGGTGCGCTCATGGGCGCATCCAGCGGGCGGGGGGCGTCCGCCTGGTTCGCCGCGGCCTCCTGCTTCAGCCGCGCCGGCTCTTGCTTCACCTCCGCCTCCTCTGCCGGGGGCGCCGCCGTCGCGGTGGGCGCAGGGGGCGGGGCCGCCTGTGCGGCGCCGGGCGAGGCGACATCCCCCCGGGCGCTCTGGTCCCGCTCGTTGCCCTGCTCCGCGATCGCGGGCGCCATCGCCGGCGCTGGCGCCGCCGCCTGCGCCCTCGCGCCGTAGCCGCCTTCTTTCGCCGGGCTCTCCTCGTAGCTGGCGCTCGGCTCGCTCCTCCCGCACCCGGCGGCGACGGCCGTGGAGGGCGGCGCGAGCAGCGCCGCGAGCTCGCGCTCTCGCTGGGGCGTGAGCGACGTCAGCCGCTCGCCCCGGAGCGGCGAGCGCCGCCGCCGGATCCCCTGGTTCATGTAGGCCTGCTCGCTCTCGAGCGCCAGCGTGCTCGTGAACGGCGTGATCAGCCCGTAGTCGAGCCCGAGCTCCACCACCTTGCCCCGGTGCGCCTCGATGTCGTCGCCGTCCGCGAGCAGCCGCCGCATCTTCTCGGCGGCCCAGAAGCGCGGCACCAGCGCCGCGCCGACGCCCCGATCGAGCTCGATGGGGTGCTCGCGGGTGTACTCCTTCCCCGCGAGCCGCCCCTTCACGATCGCCTTCGTGGGCAGCGCGTGGTGCGTGCGCGCGAGCAGCACCACCTCCTCGCCGCGCGACACCTTGCCGCTCGCGGTGAGCATCGGCTCGTCGAGCCCTGCGCCGAGGTCGATCGCGAGATCGGTGATGGTCGGCGTCTTGATCGCGCCGGCGAGGCGCAGCACCTCGGACGTCGAGCCCTCGGCCTCGTCGATCCGGAACGCCTGTCCTCCCCCGGCGCGCGCGAGCTCGCGGAGCAGCGCGTGGTTCGAGTTCTCGCCGACGCCGACGGTGAAGAAGCGCGCGCGCGAGCCCGTGAGCGAGCGCCGGAGCCGCTCCGCGAGGCGCGCGCCCGTCACCTCGCCGCTCGTCGCGAGCCCGTCGCCGATGTAGATGACCGCCGGCTGCTCCTTGCCGTGCACCCGCCCGAGCGCCGACTCGAACAGCGCGCCGAGGTCGGTCGCGCCCCCCGTCGCGTGCTCGGCCAGCCGCGTGAGCGCGGCGGAGATCTCCTTGTCCGACGCCTCGGCCAGCCCGTCCTTCGGGTGCAGGACGGCCGGCGCCGAGTCGAGCGCGATCAGCGCGAAGTGGTCCGACGGCGACATCGCCCGCAGGATCGCCTCGGCGGCCGCGGCCTTCTGCTGCCGCGCCGACTCGTCGGCCGACGCCGACGTGTCCACCACGACGACCAGGTCGGCGGGCAGCTCCTTGAGCTCGGCCCAGTCCACGTCGGGCACGTACCTGGCCATCACGTAGTCCGCGCGGTCCTCGCCCGCGGCGAAGCGCGACACCCGCAGCGGCGACGGCTTGGCCTTGACGGAGGCCTCGAGCTGGAAGTCCGCGCGCGGCTCGTAGCCGCTCCGCCGCATGCTCACCCGCCGCCCGCCGTCCTCGATCACCGCGTCGGCGAGCGTCGCGATCTGCAGCCCCTGGCCGGCCTGGCCGAGATCCACGGAGAGGGAGAACTCGCCGATCTGCACGGGCTCGCTCGCGCGCATCGGGTAAACGTAAGCAAGCTTACCTGATGGCGCGCTGAGCAACTCCACGTAGCGCAGCACGACGCGCCGGGAGCCGCTGGCGGGCACGGGGAAGATGCGGGCGCGGTAGCTGTGCCCGTCGACCCACTCGAGCAGCGCCGGCTCGTGCCCGGTCTGCACGGCGGTCTGGTACCGCTGCGCCGCTTCCTTCCGCTCGATGACCTCGCCCTCGACGAGCACGCCGTTGGTCTCGACGGCGAACGAGCTCACGATCGCCCGCTCGGGCACGGTGAACCAGTACCAGCCCTCGACCTGGCGTCCGCCCGGGTTCGAGAAGGTCTGGTCCACCTCGGTCTCGGCGATGCCGTCGCGCAGGACGGCCCGCACGGATTGCCGGCTGATCTCGAGCGTGCGCGCCTGCGCCCCTGGGGCGCCCTGCAGGTCGACGCCGTAGATCCGGCCCGATCCGCTGCCTTCGCCTGCGAGCGGCCGGTGGTCGCCCATGCCTCCGGTCCAGTCCTCCCAGTAGGCGAGGGGCGCCACCTTGGGCGCGGCGCTGCCGGCGACCGTCGCCTGCTCCCCTGCGTGCACCTCGACGCGCCCGCCGGGGGCCGCGACGACGGCGAGCCCGCGCGCCACGTACACGCTCACGGCGTCGCCCGAGCGCCTCATCGACAGGCCGGCGTCGGCCGCCGAGACGTTGACGTCCCCGAGCGCGTGCGAGAGCCCGCCGCGCCCTTCGGGCGGCGCGTCGAGCCAGACCTCGCCCTGGGCGATCGAGAGCCCCTCTGCGCGGAGCGCGATCTCCGAGTCTGCGCGGAGGAACACCGCCGAGCCGTCGGCGAGCCGGACGAGCGCCCGCGCGCCCTTTCCGGTCGCGAGCTTCGCCCCGACCGGGACCGGTATACCGGACACCACGGTCGACTTCCTGTCGTCCTGCGCGCTCGCCGCCAGCGTGACCTCCCCCGACGACAGCTCGAGCCGCGCGCCGATCGCGCTGGTCTTCTCGGGCTTCGTCTCGTGGCTCAGGACGAGCGCGGTCACGCTGGCGGCGAGCGCGAGCGCCCCGAGCGCGAGCCGGAAGCGCAGGCCGCGCCTGCGGCGCGCGAGCTCGGCCCCCGCCCTCGCTGCGCCCTCTTCTGCCGGCGTGTCGGCCGGCTCTACCTGTTCATGCGACGACATCCAAGACCTCCTCGCCGCGGTGGCCCTCGCCCCCGGGAGCCCAGCGCGGGGCCGCATGCAGACGTCCCATGCCCCCCGGCGATCTACCGAAGCGATCGCGCTGGTCATCGTAACGGGAAAGCGCGGAGGAAGCGTAGCCCCAAGCCGGAGCGGGACGGCGAGCGGCGCTCCTCCGGCTGCCGCCTGGTGCTGGCACGAGCTGCGAGCCGCCCAGGCGTCAAGAGAAGAAGAATTGAACGCAAAGGCGCAAAGGCGCAAAGACGCCAAGAGAGGAGAGAGAAGCTCGTGAAGGCGCAGGAAGATCGCAACGCCAGCGCTCCAAGAGAGCGAGGGAGGCTAATGTTCTCTCTTGTCTTTTAGCGTCTTTGCGCCTTTGCGCCTTTGCGGGTCCGGGTCGCCCCAACCTGGGTTGGGGGGCAGGGCGACCCCGCGCGGCGGGTCGCGTTGTGCTCCGCATGGAAGCTCTCTATGCTCTGTCGATGCAATGGACACATCGATTGCTTGTGATTTCCGTCGTGAGCTGTCTCGGCTGTGAAGCGAGCGAACCGGAGGCAGGCGTCAGCGCCGGCGGCACGGGTGTTCCGGACGTCTCGGGCGGCACTGGAGGCCAGGGCGGCGCCCCGGACCGGAGTTTCGGTGGGATCATCGATTCGGAGGGAGAGTTCGATCCCATCCCGCTCGAGGGCCTCACGCCCTGCGCAGAGCGCCCGGTGTTCTGCGAAGCTGGAGGCACCTCCGCCGACGTTGCGACGGAGCACCTGCTGGAGATCGGCGAGGATTGCGTCATCGCTATGAACTTTCCGTGCGGCGCTGGGATCGCGGTCAAGTTCGATGAGAGGGGCTGCGCCGGCGGGACACAGGATCCTGACATCGACGCGAGAGCAATGTCCTGCTTCATCGAGGCCATCACGGCGGAGCGATGGGCTTGCGCCACGGGCATGATCGTGCGGGCGGGCGCCTGGACCTGTGAATAACCGGCGCTCGCCTCGACGCGCCGTGCAGGCCCACGCGTTGGCAACTTCACCCTGGCAATGAGCACGCCGGACCGAGGACGGTCCGCGAGCTCGAGCACAAGCGCGAGCGCCGGGACCGGCGGCGGCTCGACCGGCGAGGGCGGTACGAGCGGCGGCGCGACCGATGGCGGCGGTGGCAGCGGCGGCGCAACCGATGGCAGCGGCGGCGCTGGCGGCGTGGGCGGGTCGGCCGGCGGCGGCGGCGCGCCGGTGGATATCCTGGATCAGCTGCGCGCGCTCGACGTCGCCGAGGTCACGGAAGAGGCGTCCAAGATCCCCGGCTATCGGTTCTTCGTCATCGAGCTCGAACAACCTGTCGATCACGATGCCCCGGGTGGCGAGCGCTTCCGGCAGCGGCTCGCGCTGCACCACCGCGACTCGAGCGCGCCGCTCGTGCTCGCCGCGACCGGCTACTCGCTTTTTCTCTCCGAGCAGTACATCGAAGAGCCCACCGCGCTCTTGAACGCAAACCAGATCTACATCGAGCACCGGTTCTTCCAGCCGTCGCGCCCGGACCCGGCGGATTGGACCAAGATGACGATCGAAGCGGCGGCCGCCGATCACCACCGCGTCGTCGAAGCGTTCCGCGCGATCTACACCGGGAGATGGATCTTTACGGGAGCGAGCAAGGGGGGAATGTCCTCCGTCTACCATCGTCGTTTCTACCCCGATGACGTCGACGGCACGGTGGCCTACGTGACTCCGCTCAGCCACGGCGTGGAAGATCCACGCTACATCGATTTCCTGAACCAGGTCGGCGAGGCCGACTGCCGCGACCGCATCGCCGCGTTCCGGCGCGAGGTGCTGCTCCGGCGCCCGGCGATGCTCGAGCGCGCGGAGACGGAAGCGGACGCGCTGGGCTTGACCTACGATCTGTTCGGCGTCGAGGCGCAGCTCGAGAGCGCCGTGATATGGCTCCCGTTCTACTTCTGGCTCTACTCGCACGAGGTCAACTGCGGCCAGATCCCGGATGCGTCGGCGTCCGACGACGACCTGTGGCTGGCCCTCGGCCTGATCTCTCCCGTGAGCGCCGGCGCCGATGCTGCGTATCTCGCCTTCGAGCCGTACTACTGGCAATGCTACACAGAGCTCGGCGCCCCCATGCCCGACACCGCTGATGTCGCGGACCTGCTCACGTTCGACTGGAGGTCGGTCGATCGCCTGCCGAGCATCCCCGTCGAGCCGGAGTTCTTGCCTGCCGCGATGGAGGACGTCGCGCGCTGGGTCGCTACCGAAGGCAGCGAGCTCCTGTTCATCTACGGCGAGAACGACCCCTGGTCTGCCGGGGCCTTCGATCTCGGCGCGGCGGTGGACTCGTATCGCTATTTCGCGCCGGGCGAGAACCACGGCGCGCACATCGGCGGCCTCGCCCCGGCCGACAGGGACGCCGCGGTGGCGACGCTCGCCCGGTGGGCGGGGGTGCCACGGTCGCTCGTGACGGCGCAGCCCTTGCGCGCTGCCCTCCCCCGCTCTCCGCGCATGCTGCGCCCGCGATTCGCTCTCTGATCGCCTCGCTGTGCCATCGGTGGCCCGGATGCGGCCTGGGGTTCGAAAAGGACAGTGAGCCGCCCGTCTCAAGGAGCGAACGCGGCGATGAAGATGTCCTTCGCGCCGGCGGAGACGAGCGGACCAGCGCCGAGATCGGCCGTGCCGGTCAGCTGGCCTGTCACAGCGATCCGCCCCTCCCTGTCGATCGCCAGGTGGCTCGCGAGGGCGCCGGCGAAATCCTGGCTCCAGAGCTCCGCCGCATCTGGATCGAGCTTCGTGAGGCGAAAGCCACGGCCCGCTGCCCCCTCGGATATCTCGACGATGTTGCCACCCCGATCCAGGGCGAGGCGATCGCCGTGGGGGGCCTCCCTGCTCCACAGATGCTCGCCCGAGGGCGTCAGCTTGGCGACGAACGTCGACCCCGGGGCCAACGGGCCTCCTCCGAGGTCGATCGCCTCCGCGACATAGCCGGAGAAGAGGATGTTGTCCGACGCGTCGATCGCGACGCTGCTCGCAGAGGCGCCGCCCAGCACCGTTATGTCCTCGCCCTCGAAGATCTTGCTCCAGAGCAGGGCGCCGGCTCGGTCGTGCTTCTTCACCACGATGGCCTGGGAGCAGGGGCATCCGGAGCCGTAGCCCTCATGCTGCCAGGCGACCACGACGATGTTGCCGGCGCTGTCGAACTCGACGCTGCCCTCGATCCCGTCGCCCAGGTCGTTCTGCGCCTCCCAGAGCTGGTTGCCTGACGCGTCGAGCACCTTGACCGCGCTGTTCCCCTCGGGGGTCGGTTGCCCGCCATCGTACAGCGAGCCGTACAGGACGGCGACGTTGCCTGCTGCGTCGACGGCGACATCGTACGTCTCGGGCTCCCATGCGAAGCCGACAGGCGGATACCCTCTGCTCCAGAGGTGATCGCCGTCTTCGTCGAACTTCGCGACGAACAGGGGCTCTGTGTTCCCGGAGAAGCTCAGAGCGGGGGCGTGAGGCAGCTGGCCACCGCCGAGGTCGACGGTCGCCGGAGGCGTGTCCGAGAAGCTGGGATCCCTCGCGACATAGGAGCCGGTCAAGAGGACATCGCCGGCGGCATCGACGGCGACGGCGCCTCCGCGCTCATCGGTGTCAGTCCCGAATCGATTGCTCCAGATCACGTTGCCGAGCGGATCGAGCTTGATGAGGAAGATGTCCTCGCCGCCCGCGCTCACGAGCGGACCCGCCCCGAAATCGACGGCCCCGGTGAACCACCCCGCGACGTACAGGTTGCCTGACGCGTCCGCGGCGACGCCGTAGCCCACGTCCTTCCCCGCGGCGCCGAACCGCGCAGACCAGCGCGGCGCGCCGGTCGCTTCACCGTGGCCACCTTCGCCGCCGCCATGGCCGCCTTCGCCGCTGCCGCCGTGGCCGCCCTCGCCATGGCCGCCTTCGCCGCTGCCGCCGTGGCCGCTTTCGCCGCGGCCCCCCTCGCCGCCGCCCCCGCCCGAGGACACGCTGCTCGCTGCATCGCTGCCGCCGGTCCCCGGCTCACCGCCGGAGCCGCCTGCACCCGCCGATGGGTCACATGCGGCAGCGAGGATCAGGACCGCTGAGACGGCGCCTCTCGTGCGACAGGTCAGGCCGTTGGATGACG
The nucleotide sequence above comes from Sorangium aterium. Encoded proteins:
- a CDS encoding S28 family serine protease, which produces MSTPDRGRSASSSTSASAGTGGGSTGEGGTSGGATDGGGGSGGATDGSGGAGGVGGSAGGGGAPVDILDQLRALDVAEVTEEASKIPGYRFFVIELEQPVDHDAPGGERFRQRLALHHRDSSAPLVLAATGYSLFLSEQYIEEPTALLNANQIYIEHRFFQPSRPDPADWTKMTIEAAAADHHRVVEAFRAIYTGRWIFTGASKGGMSSVYHRRFYPDDVDGTVAYVTPLSHGVEDPRYIDFLNQVGEADCRDRIAAFRREVLLRRPAMLERAETEADALGLTYDLFGVEAQLESAVIWLPFYFWLYSHEVNCGQIPDASASDDDLWLALGLISPVSAGADAAYLAFEPYYWQCYTELGAPMPDTADVADLLTFDWRSVDRLPSIPVEPEFLPAAMEDVARWVATEGSELLFIYGENDPWSAGAFDLGAAVDSYRYFAPGENHGAHIGGLAPADRDAAVATLARWAGVPRSLVTAQPLRAALPRSPRMLRPRFAL
- a CDS encoding Uma2 family endonuclease codes for the protein MVQALPAGYLFDPADPRAPTSEQWARMTPAERARVVDMLPAEVPLELMPPEGDAHRKAKRDALDALDGFFRRTARKIYLSSELAVFYPGEPRFAPDLLAVVDVEPHERMRWAVDHEGKGLDLVIEVHVAGSRTKDHKLNVDRYARLGIREYFLFDRARLRLHAYRLPAAQESDPSRPRAYQRIVPQAGRFASEVLGLDLLVDGPRLRFFAGNAPLEDADEMIARLGGMLDQVISHQEDAQRVAEELAAELDRERHLREEEQRLREEEQRLREEEQRLREEEQRLREETERQLAQARAEIERLKSR
- a CDS encoding SBBP repeat-containing protein, translated to MSSGGGGGEGGRGESGHGGSGEGGHGEGGHGGSGEGGHGGGEGGHGEATGAPRWSARFGAAGKDVGYGVAADASGNLYVAGWFTGAVDFGAGPLVSAGGEDIFLIKLDPLGNVIWSNRFGTDTDERGGAVAVDAAGDVLLTGSYVARDPSFSDTPPATVDLGGGQLPHAPALSFSGNTEPLFVAKFDEDGDHLWSRGYPPVGFAWEPETYDVAVDAAGNVAVLYGSLYDGGQPTPEGNSAVKVLDASGNQLWEAQNDLGDGIEGSVEFDSAGNIVVVAWQHEGYGSGCPCSQAIVVKKHDRAGALLWSKIFEGEDITVLGGASASSVAIDASDNILFSGYVAEAIDLGGGPLAPGSTFVAKLTPSGEHLWSREAPHGDRLALDRGGNIVEISEGAAGRGFRLTKLDPDAAELWSQDFAGALASHLAIDREGRIAVTGQLTGTADLGAGPLVSAGAKDIFIAAFAP
- a CDS encoding VIT domain-containing protein codes for the protein MSSHEQVEPADTPAEEGAARAGAELARRRRGLRFRLALGALALAASVTALVLSHETKPEKTSAIGARLELSSGEVTLAASAQDDRKSTVVSGIPVPVGAKLATGKGARALVRLADGSAVFLRADSEIALRAEGLSIAQGEVWLDAPPEGRGGLSHALGDVNVSAADAGLSMRRSGDAVSVYVARGLAVVAAPGGRVEVHAGEQATVAGSAAPKVAPLAYWEDWTGGMGDHRPLAGEGSGSGRIYGVDLQGAPGAQARTLEISRQSVRAVLRDGIAETEVDQTFSNPGGRQVEGWYWFTVPERAIVSSFAVETNGVLVEGEVIERKEAAQRYQTAVQTGHEPALLEWVDGHSYRARIFPVPASGSRRVVLRYVELLSAPSGKLAYVYPMRASEPVQIGEFSLSVDLGQAGQGLQIATLADAVIEDGGRRVSMRRSGYEPRADFQLEASVKAKPSPLRVSRFAAGEDRADYVMARYVPDVDWAELKELPADLVVVVDTSASADESARQQKAAAAEAILRAMSPSDHFALIALDSAPAVLHPKDGLAEASDKEISAALTRLAEHATGGATDLGALFESALGRVHGKEQPAVIYIGDGLATSGEVTGARLAERLRRSLTGSRARFFTVGVGENSNHALLRELARAGGGQAFRIDEAEGSTSEVLRLAGAIKTPTITDLAIDLGAGLDEPMLTASGKVSRGEEVVLLARTHHALPTKAIVKGRLAGKEYTREHPIELDRGVGAALVPRFWAAEKMRRLLADGDDIEAHRGKVVELGLDYGLITPFTSTLALESEQAYMNQGIRRRRSPLRGERLTSLTPQRERELAALLAPPSTAVAAGCGRSEPSASYEESPAKEGGYGARAQAAAPAPAMAPAIAEQGNERDQSARGDVASPGAAQAAPPPAPTATAAPPAEEAEVKQEPARLKQEAAANQADAPRPLDAPMSAPAAGEPPARRAAGALGFKGAVGGGGAITPSDAITRLEKARKTAPAAVRPAPRTSPPPRRPQVAMAPCSDTARRPLAERIVVWSKRLARATAAEELIARYEGALTTCELPDWRSRAALLSLLQAKVSTEGGAEALLARFAGEPEAQRFIAHALLRRSVDPAISAAVRRTLFGGVDPRASWALLDERLAALPTVDERLALVRQALTDRPDDPEGEIRRVRLLAEAGRKDEALAYGRRLRDRGFMSPALALDLGDVLASSGFEADALRTYSEVVEFDPASPASRAMLGDVYLRHGWYAAAYRQYTTLTDLAPAEPQGWLRLAAAAAGSGRVDEALRIQRKVAAAEGTPGADDPRAWARLLSAARIGRLLAGGAAPGAEAESLARKLKELQLFSGPGALRVVLWEDYAAELALAARDGQVDAALGDGTFAPAVGLAAVQLPASELARLEWRVRFRSDPPGRDVRFVVTTIVWDGASFQVTSAPGSIGAKDREVALASGALP